One genomic segment of Paenibacillus xylanexedens includes these proteins:
- a CDS encoding DUF4188 domain-containing protein, whose amino-acid sequence MPNIYKGRYSAKIEGEFVVFIIGMRINRLWAIHKWLPVFKSMGPMIKELYMNPETGFLSTEYFISWRGVTLLQYWRSYDELERYARGGLHLEAWKKFNRSIGTDGTVGIYHETYKAQSGSFETIYANMPKFGLAKASEHVPSTGKMETSRRRMGGENDPAVEPADNP is encoded by the coding sequence TTGCCGAATATATATAAAGGAAGATATTCAGCTAAGATTGAGGGAGAATTTGTTGTTTTTATCATTGGAATGAGGATCAATCGTCTGTGGGCTATACATAAATGGTTGCCTGTCTTTAAGTCCATGGGCCCGATGATTAAAGAACTCTATATGAATCCGGAAACCGGATTTCTGAGTACAGAGTATTTTATAAGCTGGCGTGGGGTGACACTACTCCAATACTGGCGCTCTTACGATGAATTGGAGAGATACGCACGGGGCGGATTACACTTGGAAGCTTGGAAAAAATTCAACCGATCCATTGGTACTGACGGAACAGTAGGGATCTATCATGAAACATACAAAGCGCAGTCAGGTTCCTTCGAGACCATATACGCCAACATGCCCAAATTCGGATTAGCTAAAGCGTCTGAACATGTGCCTTCGACAGGGAAGATGGAGACATCCAGACGCAGAATGGGCGGAGAGAATGACCCGGCAGTGGAACCAGCAGACAATCCTTAA